The following are encoded together in the Triticum dicoccoides isolate Atlit2015 ecotype Zavitan chromosome 6B, WEW_v2.0, whole genome shotgun sequence genome:
- the LOC119322451 gene encoding ubiquitin receptor RAD23b-like isoform X2: MKLTVKTLKGTHFEIRVQHNDTIMAVKKNIEEIQGKDSYPWGQQLLIHNGKVLKDESTLDENQVSEDGFLVVMLSKSKASASSGASSAQPSSTPVTSQAPPVAQPQAPQPQTPSSTVDLAASDLLSGSNLDTMINQIMEMGGGSWDRDKVQRALRAAYNNPERAIDYLYSGIPVTAEVAVPVVGQGANTTDAAPGETGFSGIPNTAPLDLFPQGASHAGGAAGGGSLDFLRNNQQFQALREMVHTNPQILQPMLQELSKQNPQLLRLIQENNDEFLQLLNETFDGGDGDFLDQADQDEMPHAISVTPEEQEAIGRLEAMGFDRARVIEAFFACDRNEQLAANYLLEHAGDEE, from the exons ATTATGGCTGTCAAGAAGAACATTGAAGAGATTCAAGGAAAGGATAGTTATCCGTGGGGTCAACAACTGCTGATTCACAATGGCAAGGTTTTGAAGGATGAAAGCACATTGGATGAAAATCAAGTTAGCGAAGATGGATTTCTAGTTGTCATGCTTAGTAAG AGTAAAGCTTCTGCTTCCAGTGGAGCTTCATCTGCCCAG CCTTCAAGCACTCCTGTTACCAGTCAAGCACCTCCAGTTGCTCAACCACAAGCTCCTCAGCCCCA GACCCCTTCAAGTACAGTTGATCTTGCAGCATCGGATTTACTGTCAGGAAGCAATCTGGACACAATGATTAACCAGATAATGGAGATGGGGGGTGGCAGTTGGGACAGAGATAAGGTCCAAAGAGCTCTCCGTGCTGCTTATAACAATCCAGAACGTGCCATTGACTATCTGTACTCT GGTATTCCAGTGACAGCCGAAGTTGCTGTTCCGGTGGTTGGTCAAGGGGCAAACACCACTGATGCAGCTCCTGGAGAAACCGGCTTCTCTGGAATCCCAAACACAGCACCATTAGATCTTTTCCCACAG GGGGCTTCCCATGCTGGAGGTGCTGCTGGGGGTGGATCACTTGATTTTCTTAGAAATAACCAACAG TTTCAAGCGCTTCGGGAAATGGTCCATACAAATCCACAAATTTTACAG CCTATGCTCCAGGAATTGAGCAAGCAGAATCCTCAACTTCTGAGGTTGATTCAGGAGAACAATGATGAGTTCCTTCAGTTACTAAATGAGACATTTGATGGCGGCGATGG GGACTTTTTAGATCAGGCTGACCAGGATGAGATGCCTCATGCTATCAGTGTAACACCAGAAGAGCAAGAGGCAATTGGGAGG CTGGAAGCCATGGGGTTTGACAGAGCACGTGTCATCGAAGCATTCTTCGCCTGCGACAGGAATGAGCAACTCGCTGCAAACTATCTTCTTGAGCATGCTGGTGACGAAGAATAG
- the LOC119322451 gene encoding ubiquitin receptor RAD23b-like isoform X1 — translation MKLTVKTLKGTHFEIRVQHNDTIMAVKKNIEEIQGKDSYPWGQQLLIHNGKVLKDESTLDENQVSEDGFLVVMLSKSKASASSGASSAQPSSTPVTSQAPPVAQPQAPQPQVPSTTTSQPERPSVETPSSTVDLAASDLLSGSNLDTMINQIMEMGGGSWDRDKVQRALRAAYNNPERAIDYLYSGIPVTAEVAVPVVGQGANTTDAAPGETGFSGIPNTAPLDLFPQGASHAGGAAGGGSLDFLRNNQQFQALREMVHTNPQILQPMLQELSKQNPQLLRLIQENNDEFLQLLNETFDGGDGDFLDQADQDEMPHAISVTPEEQEAIGRLEAMGFDRARVIEAFFACDRNEQLAANYLLEHAGDEE, via the exons ATTATGGCTGTCAAGAAGAACATTGAAGAGATTCAAGGAAAGGATAGTTATCCGTGGGGTCAACAACTGCTGATTCACAATGGCAAGGTTTTGAAGGATGAAAGCACATTGGATGAAAATCAAGTTAGCGAAGATGGATTTCTAGTTGTCATGCTTAGTAAG AGTAAAGCTTCTGCTTCCAGTGGAGCTTCATCTGCCCAG CCTTCAAGCACTCCTGTTACCAGTCAAGCACCTCCAGTTGCTCAACCACAAGCTCCTCAGCCCCA GGTCCCATCAACTACGACTTCTCAGCCTGAAAGACCATCCGTGGA GACCCCTTCAAGTACAGTTGATCTTGCAGCATCGGATTTACTGTCAGGAAGCAATCTGGACACAATGATTAACCAGATAATGGAGATGGGGGGTGGCAGTTGGGACAGAGATAAGGTCCAAAGAGCTCTCCGTGCTGCTTATAACAATCCAGAACGTGCCATTGACTATCTGTACTCT GGTATTCCAGTGACAGCCGAAGTTGCTGTTCCGGTGGTTGGTCAAGGGGCAAACACCACTGATGCAGCTCCTGGAGAAACCGGCTTCTCTGGAATCCCAAACACAGCACCATTAGATCTTTTCCCACAG GGGGCTTCCCATGCTGGAGGTGCTGCTGGGGGTGGATCACTTGATTTTCTTAGAAATAACCAACAG TTTCAAGCGCTTCGGGAAATGGTCCATACAAATCCACAAATTTTACAG CCTATGCTCCAGGAATTGAGCAAGCAGAATCCTCAACTTCTGAGGTTGATTCAGGAGAACAATGATGAGTTCCTTCAGTTACTAAATGAGACATTTGATGGCGGCGATGG GGACTTTTTAGATCAGGCTGACCAGGATGAGATGCCTCATGCTATCAGTGTAACACCAGAAGAGCAAGAGGCAATTGGGAGG CTGGAAGCCATGGGGTTTGACAGAGCACGTGTCATCGAAGCATTCTTCGCCTGCGACAGGAATGAGCAACTCGCTGCAAACTATCTTCTTGAGCATGCTGGTGACGAAGAATAG